From Bombus vancouverensis nearcticus chromosome 15, iyBomVanc1_principal, whole genome shotgun sequence, the proteins below share one genomic window:
- the LOC117157389 gene encoding FHF complex subunit HOOK interacting protein 2A isoform X2, whose amino-acid sequence MCTFNNLPCFVSYLVFLNNDSNDVIAPPATPLQDFTYHWKQLMNFYVNHLTDCKVPIQSTGIPRHLDRLLEILLEEEKDENEPGPCLEYLLQHKLLDLLATLASAETPPGMRTICLSFLRKLLGRSKYPLLHHTSIYGPVQRLIALCNGNPPSPMEAEEVQFLLTLCFLVCKYPHVTNIINDAPTVQRHNASTRRNSERMEVEKVTYVPNRRKNNFNPLFEPLDTQAVTLINPDLFSSENGRRRSVETNRPPSKNGTRGSSSQSNDSISSREVENASQSSSPVIEKPICDENSGVTVQSSDSQDCDISQKGENVVLMNEIDTHLQNLQDLRLDVEYGAAFEESNCAEGDQNLLRPETPQKSKCLLLDALLSYINSADNTVRIRACEGIMVLASLEDPSFAQMVANSDLVTLIPNRLENLFNAIPAHVDPAEIDGVDVTWGLDSPMWTKDKKFSGCRQVAAFFMWFDYCNQLIREAHPDVANALAKNIKVNFLEKIVTPALAEHHVVLITALITKCLKELTSSALCTEISYWLVGHDRGPEIPNVWTSPVLHRLIDNCFTDSDDLTLETLKLFEEMIEKRNEHILHCLVLVYLSTRGYYDNTAADSAIASWSDEEDEREREKKKGSLDLSYEQSHSRTLAPSNIHRIVNCFLSLIPRYLQTDTDVNNYERYMADLERQYSTVLTDCSLMAWPLEAVTVDDSASSDSRPEADHCSIRFYMGPFMTMLFEKVASIPRQKYEVNLQLTVVISRLALLPHPYLHEFLLNPLLPVAPGTKNLFTCLQKVVKQLVNEVPKTPDHKQMLTETRERLLEDCSHEGEKENILFESVIVTEEFCKELAAIAYVKYHHSM is encoded by the exons ATGTGCACGTTTAATAATCTACCGTGTTTTGTATCCTACTTGGTTTTCCTCAACAACGACTCAAACGACGTA ATAGCACCGCCTGCCACGCCGCTGCAAGATTTCACCTACCATTGGAAACAGCTTATGAACTTTTATGTGAACCACCTGACAGATTGCAAGGTGCCCATACAGTCCACGGGCATACCAcgacatttagacagattactGGAAATATTGCTGGAAGAGGAGAAGGACGAAAACGAACCAGGACCATGTCTCGAATACCTGTTGCAACACAAGCTACTGGACCTGCTGGCTACGCTCGCCAGCGCGGAAACTCCACCCGGTATGAGAACCATTTGCCTGTCTTTTTTAAGAAAATTGCTGGGTAGATCTAAGTACCCACTGCTGCATCACACGTCGATTTATGGACCAGTGCAACGATTGATCGCTCTGTGCAATGGGAACCCACCATCGCCTATGGAAGCTGAGGAGGTCCAGTTCCTTCTCACGCTTTGCTTTCTAGTTTGCAAGTATCCTCACGTGACCAACATAATAAACGATGCACCGACTGTTCAGAGGCATAACGCCTCTACCAGAAGAAATTCCGAAAGGATGGAAGTGGAAAAAGTTACCTACGTCCCaaacagaagaaaaaataaCTTTAATCCCTTATTCGAACCACTGGACACTCAGGCGGTTACGTTGATAAATCCCGATTTGTTTAGCTCGGAAAATGGTAGGAGACGGTCTGTGGAGACTAACAGACCGCCCAGTAAGAATGGAACGAGGGGATCATCTAGTCAATCGAACGATTCGATATCTTCCAGGGAAGTGGAGAATGCCTCGCAATCTTCTAGTCCGGTAATCGAGAAACCGATTTGCGATGAGAATTCGGGTGTCACGGTACAATCTTCTGACTCTCAGGACTGCGACATCTCTCAAAAAGGCGAAAACGTCGTTCTAATGAACGAGATAGATACACATTTGCAGAATCTCCAGGATTTACGATTGGACGTTGAGTACGGAGCTGCTTTCGAGGAGTCTAATTGCGCAGAAGGGGATCAGAATCTTCTGAGACCGGAAACGCCACAGAAATCAAAATGCCTTCTATTAGATGCCTTGTTGAGTTACATAAATAGCGCG GATAATACCGTGAGGATAAGAGCCTGCGAAGGAATAATGGTCCTTGCATCCTTGGAGGATCCATCGTTCGCACAAATGGTAGCAAACAGTGACTTAGTAACCCTGATACCAAATAGATTAGAGAACCTGTTCAACGCCATCCCAGCGCATGTCGATCCAGCAGAAATCGACGGCGTGGATGTTACTTGGGGTTTAGATTCGCCAATGTGGACGAAGGATAAAAAATTTTCTGGCTGCAGACAGGTCGCTGCGTTTTTTATGTGGTTTGATTACTGCAATCAATTGATAAGGGAAGCGCATCCAGACGTGGCAAACGCGTTGGCGAAGAACATTAAAGTGAATTTCTTAGAGAAAATTGTGACACCAGCCCTAGCTGAACATCATGTTGTTCTTATCACGGCATTGATTACGAAATGTTTGAAGGAATTAACATCTAGCGCCTTATGTACAG aaATAAGTTACTGGCTCGTGGGTCACGACAGAGGCCCAGAGATACCAAACGTATGGACGTCACCTGTACTACACAGGCTGATAGACAACTGCTTCACGGACAGTGACGATTTAACGCTGGAAACATTAAAGCTGTTCGAGGAGATGATAGAGAAACGAAATGAACATATACTGCACTGTCTCGTATTAGTATATTTGTCAACACGAGGCTATTACGACAACACCGCGGCGGATAGTGCAATTGCATCCTGGAGCGACGAGGaagatgaaagagaaagagaaaagaagaagggtTCGCTAGACCTCTCCTACGAGCAAAGTCATAGTCGAACATTAGCACCTAGTAATATTCATAGAATTGTAAATTG TTTCCTGTCCCTGATTCCTCGTTATCTACAAACAGACACGGACGTGAACAATTACGAACGGTATATGGCTGACTTGGAAAGGCAGTATTCTACTGTGCTGACAGACTGCTCGCTAATGGCCTGGCCGCTAGAGGCAGTAACCGTGGATGATTCTGCGAGTTCCGATTCCAGGCCGGAAGCAGACCATTGTTCCATAAGATTTTACATGGGGCCGTTTATGACGATGCTTTTTGAGAAAGTGGCGAGTATTCCAAGGCAAAAGTACGAGGTCAACCTGCAACTGACGGTGGTGATCTCGAGGCTTGCGCTTTTACCTCATCCGTACCTGCATGAATTTTTACTGAATCCGTTGCTACCAGTAGCACCCGGCACGAAGAACTTGTTCACCTGCTTGCAAAAAGTTGTCAAACAGCTGGTGAACGAGGTACCAAAGACGCCGGATCACAAGCAAATGCTGACAGAGACACGAGAACGATTACTCGAAGATTGTTCACACGAAGG AGAGAAGGAGAATATCTTGTTCGAAAGCGTAATCGTGACAGAAGAATTTTGCAAGGAACTGGCTGCGATAGCATACGTAAAATATCATCATTCTATGTGA
- the LOC117157389 gene encoding FHF complex subunit HOOK interacting protein 2A isoform X6 has product MNFYVNHLTDCKVPIQSTGIPRHLDRLLEILLEEEKDENEPGPCLEYLLQHKLLDLLATLASAETPPGMRTICLSFLRKLLGRSKYPLLHHTSIYGPVQRLIALCNGNPPSPMEAEEVQFLLTLCFLVCKYPHVTNIINDAPTVQRHNASTRRNSERMEVEKVTYVPNRRKNNFNPLFEPLDTQAVTLINPDLFSSENGRRRSVETNRPPSKNGTRGSSSQSNDSISSREVENASQSSSPVIEKPICDENSGVTVQSSDSQDCDISQKGENVVLMNEIDTHLQNLQDLRLDVEYGAAFEESNCAEGDQNLLRPETPQKSKCLLLDALLSYINSADNTVRIRACEGIMVLASLEDPSFAQMVANSDLVTLIPNRLENLFNAIPAHVDPAEIDGVDVTWGLDSPMWTKDKKFSGCRQVAAFFMWFDYCNQLIREAHPDVANALAKNIKVNFLEKIVTPALAEHHVVLITALITKCLKELTSSALCTEISYWLVGHDRGPEIPNVWTSPVLHRLIDNCFTDSDDLTLETLKLFEEMIEKRNEHILHCLVLVYLSTRGYYDNTAADSAIASWSDEEDEREREKKKGSLDLSYEQSHSRTLAPSNIHRIVNCFLSLIPRYLQTDTDVNNYERYMADLERQYSTVLTDCSLMAWPLEAVTVDDSASSDSRPEADHCSIRFYMGPFMTMLFEKVASIPRQKYEVNLQLTVVISRLALLPHPYLHEFLLNPLLPVAPGTKNLFTCLQKVVKQLVNEVPKTPDHKQMLTETRERLLEDCSHEGEKENILFESVIVTEEFCKELAAIAYVKYHHSM; this is encoded by the exons ATGAACTTTTATGTGAACCACCTGACAGATTGCAAGGTGCCCATACAGTCCACGGGCATACCAcgacatttagacagattactGGAAATATTGCTGGAAGAGGAGAAGGACGAAAACGAACCAGGACCATGTCTCGAATACCTGTTGCAACACAAGCTACTGGACCTGCTGGCTACGCTCGCCAGCGCGGAAACTCCACCCGGTATGAGAACCATTTGCCTGTCTTTTTTAAGAAAATTGCTGGGTAGATCTAAGTACCCACTGCTGCATCACACGTCGATTTATGGACCAGTGCAACGATTGATCGCTCTGTGCAATGGGAACCCACCATCGCCTATGGAAGCTGAGGAGGTCCAGTTCCTTCTCACGCTTTGCTTTCTAGTTTGCAAGTATCCTCACGTGACCAACATAATAAACGATGCACCGACTGTTCAGAGGCATAACGCCTCTACCAGAAGAAATTCCGAAAGGATGGAAGTGGAAAAAGTTACCTACGTCCCaaacagaagaaaaaataaCTTTAATCCCTTATTCGAACCACTGGACACTCAGGCGGTTACGTTGATAAATCCCGATTTGTTTAGCTCGGAAAATGGTAGGAGACGGTCTGTGGAGACTAACAGACCGCCCAGTAAGAATGGAACGAGGGGATCATCTAGTCAATCGAACGATTCGATATCTTCCAGGGAAGTGGAGAATGCCTCGCAATCTTCTAGTCCGGTAATCGAGAAACCGATTTGCGATGAGAATTCGGGTGTCACGGTACAATCTTCTGACTCTCAGGACTGCGACATCTCTCAAAAAGGCGAAAACGTCGTTCTAATGAACGAGATAGATACACATTTGCAGAATCTCCAGGATTTACGATTGGACGTTGAGTACGGAGCTGCTTTCGAGGAGTCTAATTGCGCAGAAGGGGATCAGAATCTTCTGAGACCGGAAACGCCACAGAAATCAAAATGCCTTCTATTAGATGCCTTGTTGAGTTACATAAATAGCGCG GATAATACCGTGAGGATAAGAGCCTGCGAAGGAATAATGGTCCTTGCATCCTTGGAGGATCCATCGTTCGCACAAATGGTAGCAAACAGTGACTTAGTAACCCTGATACCAAATAGATTAGAGAACCTGTTCAACGCCATCCCAGCGCATGTCGATCCAGCAGAAATCGACGGCGTGGATGTTACTTGGGGTTTAGATTCGCCAATGTGGACGAAGGATAAAAAATTTTCTGGCTGCAGACAGGTCGCTGCGTTTTTTATGTGGTTTGATTACTGCAATCAATTGATAAGGGAAGCGCATCCAGACGTGGCAAACGCGTTGGCGAAGAACATTAAAGTGAATTTCTTAGAGAAAATTGTGACACCAGCCCTAGCTGAACATCATGTTGTTCTTATCACGGCATTGATTACGAAATGTTTGAAGGAATTAACATCTAGCGCCTTATGTACAG aaATAAGTTACTGGCTCGTGGGTCACGACAGAGGCCCAGAGATACCAAACGTATGGACGTCACCTGTACTACACAGGCTGATAGACAACTGCTTCACGGACAGTGACGATTTAACGCTGGAAACATTAAAGCTGTTCGAGGAGATGATAGAGAAACGAAATGAACATATACTGCACTGTCTCGTATTAGTATATTTGTCAACACGAGGCTATTACGACAACACCGCGGCGGATAGTGCAATTGCATCCTGGAGCGACGAGGaagatgaaagagaaagagaaaagaagaagggtTCGCTAGACCTCTCCTACGAGCAAAGTCATAGTCGAACATTAGCACCTAGTAATATTCATAGAATTGTAAATTG TTTCCTGTCCCTGATTCCTCGTTATCTACAAACAGACACGGACGTGAACAATTACGAACGGTATATGGCTGACTTGGAAAGGCAGTATTCTACTGTGCTGACAGACTGCTCGCTAATGGCCTGGCCGCTAGAGGCAGTAACCGTGGATGATTCTGCGAGTTCCGATTCCAGGCCGGAAGCAGACCATTGTTCCATAAGATTTTACATGGGGCCGTTTATGACGATGCTTTTTGAGAAAGTGGCGAGTATTCCAAGGCAAAAGTACGAGGTCAACCTGCAACTGACGGTGGTGATCTCGAGGCTTGCGCTTTTACCTCATCCGTACCTGCATGAATTTTTACTGAATCCGTTGCTACCAGTAGCACCCGGCACGAAGAACTTGTTCACCTGCTTGCAAAAAGTTGTCAAACAGCTGGTGAACGAGGTACCAAAGACGCCGGATCACAAGCAAATGCTGACAGAGACACGAGAACGATTACTCGAAGATTGTTCACACGAAGG AGAGAAGGAGAATATCTTGTTCGAAAGCGTAATCGTGACAGAAGAATTTTGCAAGGAACTGGCTGCGATAGCATACGTAAAATATCATCATTCTATGTGA